The Pedobacter mucosus genome window below encodes:
- a CDS encoding MBL fold metallo-hydrolase: MALYFSSINSGSNGNCYYVGNNNEAILVDVGLTCKEVEKRLVRSALSISKIKAIFISHEHSDHIKGLAVLARKYNLPVYISADTLRNSKLLLNEHNVFSLTHLQEIYIGDLKITAFSKHHDAADPFSFTVECCDVRVGVFTDIGSVCDRLISQFKNCHAAFLEANYDSKMLANGSYPYFLKQRITSGKGHLSNAQALALFVNHKSPNMSHLLLSHLSKDNNDPIIVERLFKAVAGETFVTIASRHEEGEVYFIKNKESERFEYSFDPFMHQPAQLNLF; encoded by the coding sequence ATGGCACTATACTTTTCCTCTATAAATTCTGGCAGTAACGGCAATTGTTATTATGTTGGCAATAACAACGAAGCGATTCTTGTTGATGTTGGCTTAACATGCAAAGAAGTAGAAAAAAGATTGGTTAGATCTGCCTTATCCATATCAAAAATAAAAGCAATTTTCATATCTCACGAACACAGCGATCACATAAAAGGCTTAGCCGTTTTAGCAAGAAAGTATAATTTGCCCGTTTACATAAGTGCAGATACGTTAAGAAATAGCAAACTTTTACTAAATGAGCATAACGTTTTCTCGCTGACACATTTACAAGAAATTTATATTGGGGATTTAAAAATTACTGCTTTTTCTAAACATCACGATGCTGCCGATCCATTTAGCTTTACCGTGGAGTGCTGCGATGTACGTGTAGGTGTTTTTACTGATATTGGTTCCGTTTGTGATCGACTAATTTCACAATTTAAAAATTGCCATGCTGCTTTTCTGGAAGCAAACTATGATAGCAAAATGCTTGCAAATGGCTCATATCCGTACTTTTTAAAACAAAGAATTACCAGTGGAAAAGGGCATTTAAGTAACGCACAAGCTTTGGCTTTATTTGTGAACCATAAATCGCCAAATATGAGCCATTTATTGCTTAGTCACTTATCAAAAGACAACAATGATCCGATAATTGTAGAACGACTTTTTAAAGCGGTAGCTGGAGAAACTTTCGTAACCATAGCATCCAGACATGAAGAGGGCGAAGTTTATTTCATTAAAAATAAAGAGAGCGAGAGGTTTGAATACAGCTTCGACCCATTTATGCATCAGCCCGCCCAGCTTAACTTATTTTAA
- a CDS encoding glutathione peroxidase, with protein MISTILILLNLLVPNPPKTVYDFSFKTIDGKEVKLSKFKGKKILIVNTASKCGFTPQYEDLEKLHKQYGKDVVLIGFPEGDFGGQEFSTNTEIKEFCTGKYKVSFLLAEKSSVIGKDISPLFKYLTTQTNTEEQGDIKWNFEKFLINEKGELVHRFRSKTKPLDEAIVKNL; from the coding sequence ATGATAAGTACTATTTTAATCCTATTGAATTTACTGGTGCCAAACCCACCGAAAACGGTTTATGATTTCAGCTTTAAAACTATTGATGGTAAAGAAGTTAAACTATCGAAATTTAAAGGGAAAAAGATTTTGATTGTTAATACCGCATCAAAATGTGGTTTTACCCCTCAATATGAAGATTTAGAAAAATTACATAAGCAATATGGTAAAGATGTTGTGTTAATTGGTTTCCCTGAAGGCGATTTTGGCGGACAGGAATTTTCTACCAACACAGAAATTAAAGAATTTTGTACAGGAAAGTATAAAGTCTCTTTTTTATTGGCAGAGAAAAGTAGTGTAATTGGCAAAGATATTAGTCCGCTGTTTAAGTATTTAACCACTCAAACGAATACTGAAGAGCAAGGTGATATTAAATGGAACTTTGAGAAGTTTCTAATTAACGAAAAAGGAGAATTGGTTCACCGTTTTCGTTCTAAAACAAAGCCTTTAGATGAGGCGATTGTTAAAAATCTATAA
- a CDS encoding LacI family DNA-binding transcriptional regulator encodes MKAMQNTPVTLKFLAEKLKMSVSTVSKALNNYATINEYTKKRVQEMAKELHFTPNKSAINLKERKSRIIGIILPNLLDYFFTRSIYGVEQFAMKNGYNVIISQSHDELEKEIQLADMLLRRRVDGLIVAISKNTQQFAHLDQFENMGIPVVYYTRNPSFNLSCHKVLGNTFQGCYKATKFLIDRGHKKIAYLGGPKMINFTHDRFNGYINALKDSNIPFSAELVAYTDFDKENTITAIKNLFNNTDHMPTALVAFKEPILFDAIKYLKSINHPKFNEIECIGFGNTPFISYLDSPPIASIEENPESVGENAIKLLLQLINEEIEIRDYQKVMVDCKLVVH; translated from the coding sequence ATGAAGGCAATGCAAAACACCCCTGTTACACTTAAATTCCTGGCAGAAAAATTAAAGATGTCTGTATCAACAGTATCAAAAGCCTTAAATAATTACGCCACCATTAATGAGTACACAAAGAAACGTGTTCAGGAGATGGCTAAAGAATTACACTTTACACCAAATAAATCGGCTATTAATTTAAAGGAAAGAAAATCACGGATAATTGGTATAATCTTACCTAATCTCTTGGATTATTTTTTTACCCGTAGCATATATGGTGTTGAACAATTCGCTATGAAAAATGGCTACAATGTGATTATTAGTCAATCGCATGATGAGCTTGAAAAGGAAATACAATTAGCTGATATGCTTCTAAGGAGAAGGGTTGATGGATTAATTGTCGCTATTTCTAAAAATACCCAACAGTTTGCTCATCTTGATCAATTTGAAAACATGGGCATTCCTGTGGTTTATTATACTAGAAACCCAAGTTTTAATTTAAGTTGCCATAAAGTTTTGGGGAATACTTTCCAGGGATGTTATAAAGCAACAAAGTTTTTGATTGATCGAGGTCATAAAAAAATCGCCTACCTGGGTGGACCTAAGATGATCAATTTTACCCACGACCGGTTTAACGGTTACATAAATGCATTAAAAGATAGCAACATTCCATTCTCTGCTGAGTTGGTTGCGTACACTGATTTTGATAAAGAAAATACAATTACAGCAATAAAAAATTTGTTCAATAATACCGATCACATGCCCACGGCTTTGGTTGCATTTAAAGAACCCATTTTATTCGATGCCATAAAATATCTGAAATCCATCAATCATCCAAAATTCAACGAAATTGAATGTATTGGCTTCGGGAATACGCCTTTTATTAGTTATTTAGATTCTCCGCCAATCGCCTCTATTGAAGAAAATCCGGAGTCGGTCGGAGAAAATGCCATTAAACTTTTGTTGCAACTGATTAATGAAGAAATTGAGATTCGCGATTATCAAAAAGTGATGGTCGATTGTAAGTTGGTGGTTCATTAA
- a CDS encoding SusC/RagA family TonB-linked outer membrane protein: MKLIKSKYIICLLFLWVGILNTYGQKPDERLTVTGKVVDQNKNPLPGVAISIQEDKTNKAVATDSNGSFTIETTTSDVLIFKFVGYRTLLKPAGEISNGDITLSKSLIDAGDDDDVYIPFGVRKKREVTATISTIKADDLPQIPSSSLTNVFTGRLPGLAIYPSGSQQPGYDASSFLVRGRSSYNSNQEPLILVDGIERTFSQMDLGEIESVSVLKDAATLAWYGMYAANGVIYVKTKRGSATSTKVSFDAQAGLQAPLQIAAPLDSYSYATLYNEASINSGGTAVYSPAALQAYQDGSDPIKYPNNNFVKDFTKKVAPTQRYVASVTGGNAFIKYYTLLSAYQQGGIYKGGSNDTYDANTDFNRYNLRTNLDLHVSKNLDVALDIGGRITTLNFPNAGTSTFLNTVYSTPANAFPVINPNGTYGGTSVFTQSNPRAMLEARGASTDLVRNMIATISAKQKMDGILKGLSAEVFYAYDIAGLYRSGFTQTYATYELNSTGQYLPYGIDTKVNYQSNAFSGNIKKSEFWAGLDYNRTFGKHDIKFSTRVSRANISTFGILDVRREGWSNRLSYNFIQRYFLDLTASYSGSENFAPDSRYGFFPAASAGWIISDEDFMKGSTGFLDFLKIRGSYGLVGNDAIGNARRFAYNDFYSRSTTGYTFGTTYAGVGGSGQLALANPYLTWEKAYKTSVGFDAKLFKQSLSISADYFYEHRKDLTTSALLPSLLGQSLIYVNEGEAEYKGFETGINYNKKFGDFNLNLFGNFTYNVSKILAVNEAAGLPQYQKSLGHPISSVISTAATATTSPSYSSLMLISDGIFQNQAQIDASPKQQLSRDVKPGDIKYIDQNGDGVINDLDRIRTDFNFVPKSYFGFGASLAFKNFDVNFLFQGTSGRSITIQQLVNAGNTNNGYLNQFSVDRWTPSNTGAPYPRLLLSDRGNNTAASDFWIRSGDYIRLKNVELGYSLPASFTNRLKIGQLRFYVGGLNLLTFDKLGDLNIDPELPESGYNSSYPFMKIYSFGLNLKF, translated from the coding sequence ATGAAATTAATAAAATCAAAATATATAATTTGCTTGCTTTTTTTATGGGTAGGTATTTTAAATACCTATGGGCAAAAGCCTGATGAACGCCTGACTGTAACTGGTAAGGTGGTTGATCAAAATAAAAATCCGTTACCGGGCGTGGCTATTTCCATCCAGGAAGATAAAACAAACAAAGCGGTTGCAACTGATTCAAATGGCAGTTTTACCATCGAAACAACAACAAGCGATGTTCTTATTTTCAAATTTGTAGGTTATAGAACCTTGTTAAAACCAGCAGGGGAAATTAGCAATGGAGACATTACACTTTCAAAATCTTTAATTGATGCTGGAGATGATGATGACGTTTATATTCCTTTCGGTGTAAGAAAGAAGAGAGAAGTTACGGCTACAATAAGCACCATAAAAGCCGATGATTTACCACAAATTCCTTCATCATCACTAACAAACGTTTTTACGGGAAGATTACCAGGGTTGGCGATTTATCCGAGCGGATCTCAACAGCCTGGTTATGATGCTTCTAGCTTTTTAGTTCGGGGTCGTTCCTCATACAATAGCAATCAAGAACCTTTAATTTTAGTTGATGGGATTGAGCGTACTTTCAGTCAGATGGATTTAGGGGAAATTGAAAGTGTAAGTGTTTTAAAAGATGCTGCAACTCTGGCTTGGTATGGAATGTACGCTGCAAACGGTGTAATTTATGTGAAAACCAAACGTGGAAGCGCAACATCAACAAAGGTTAGTTTTGATGCTCAAGCGGGCTTGCAAGCGCCTTTACAAATTGCGGCTCCTTTGGATTCCTATTCGTACGCAACCTTATACAATGAAGCATCCATAAATAGTGGCGGAACGGCAGTTTATAGTCCGGCGGCATTGCAAGCCTATCAAGATGGTTCAGACCCAATTAAATACCCAAACAATAATTTTGTAAAAGATTTTACCAAGAAAGTTGCTCCAACACAACGCTATGTGGCCTCGGTTACTGGCGGAAATGCATTTATCAAATATTACACTTTATTAAGTGCTTACCAACAAGGTGGAATTTATAAGGGTGGAAGCAATGATACTTATGATGCTAACACTGATTTCAACAGGTATAATTTAAGAACAAATTTGGATTTACATGTAAGTAAAAACCTTGATGTCGCCTTGGATATTGGCGGTAGAATTACCACTTTAAATTTTCCAAATGCAGGTACATCAACTTTTCTAAATACAGTTTATTCCACACCTGCAAATGCTTTTCCAGTTATAAATCCCAACGGAACTTATGGCGGAACTTCAGTATTTACACAAAGTAATCCAAGAGCAATGCTCGAAGCAAGAGGAGCAAGTACGGATTTAGTTCGTAACATGATCGCCACCATCAGTGCTAAACAAAAAATGGATGGCATTTTAAAAGGTTTATCTGCGGAGGTTTTTTACGCTTATGATATTGCTGGTTTATACCGTTCAGGATTTACGCAAACTTACGCTACTTACGAACTTAATTCTACCGGCCAATACTTGCCTTACGGCATAGATACAAAAGTTAATTATCAATCTAATGCTTTCTCAGGAAATATCAAAAAAAGTGAATTTTGGGCAGGATTGGATTATAACAGAACTTTTGGAAAGCACGACATCAAATTTTCAACTCGGGTATCAAGAGCAAATATCTCAACATTTGGAATTTTGGATGTTCGGAGAGAAGGTTGGTCTAACCGTTTATCATATAACTTTATTCAACGATATTTTCTTGATTTAACAGCTTCGTATTCTGGATCTGAAAATTTCGCACCTGATTCCAGATATGGATTTTTCCCTGCGGCATCTGCCGGATGGATTATTTCTGATGAAGATTTTATGAAAGGTTCAACAGGTTTTCTTGATTTCTTAAAAATCAGAGGTTCTTATGGTTTAGTTGGAAATGATGCCATTGGCAACGCAAGAAGATTTGCTTATAACGATTTCTACAGTAGAAGTACAACCGGTTATACATTTGGTACAACTTATGCCGGCGTTGGTGGTTCGGGGCAGTTGGCTTTAGCAAATCCTTATTTAACATGGGAAAAAGCTTATAAAACCAGTGTTGGTTTTGATGCGAAATTATTTAAACAATCCCTTTCCATCAGTGCTGATTATTTTTATGAACACAGAAAAGATTTAACGACTTCTGCACTATTGCCGAGTTTATTAGGACAAAGTTTAATTTATGTAAATGAAGGTGAAGCAGAATATAAAGGGTTTGAAACAGGCATCAATTACAATAAAAAGTTTGGTGATTTTAACCTTAATCTTTTTGGAAATTTCACATATAATGTGAGCAAAATTCTTGCTGTAAATGAGGCCGCTGGTTTACCACAGTATCAAAAATCACTTGGTCATCCTATTTCGAGTGTTATTTCGACAGCAGCAACTGCCACTACCAGCCCAAGTTATTCGAGTTTAATGCTCATATCTGATGGGATTTTTCAAAATCAGGCGCAAATTGATGCTTCTCCGAAACAACAGTTATCAAGAGATGTAAAACCAGGTGATATTAAATATATAGATCAAAATGGTGATGGCGTTATTAATGATTTAGATAGAATTAGAACCGATTTTAACTTTGTTCCTAAATCATATTTTGGATTTGGAGCATCGCTTGCATTCAAAAACTTCGATGTTAATTTCTTATTTCAAGGTACAAGTGGTCGCTCAATTACCATCCAACAATTGGTTAATGCCGGCAATACAAACAATGGATATTTAAATCAATTTAGTGTAGATCGATGGACGCCAAGCAATACTGGCGCACCGTACCCAAGGTTGCTTTTATCAGATCGTGGAAATAATACCGCTGCATCTGATTTCTGGATTCGCTCAGGAGATTACATCAGATTGAAAAATGTTGAATTAGGTTATTCTCTACCAGCTTCGTTCACTAATAGGTTAAAAATTGGTCAGTTACGTTTTTATGTTGGAGGTTTAAATTTATTAACCTTCGATAAATTGGGAGATTTAAACATTGATCCAGAGTTGCCAGAATCGGGATATAACTCTTCATATCCATTCATGAAAATTTATTCATTCGGGTTAAACTTGAAATTTTAA
- a CDS encoding RagB/SusD family nutrient uptake outer membrane protein, protein MKNYKIYTAILLLTLFSLSCKKDYLERTPGVALSEDEIFGDPAQAARFADNAYNFLITKYVRFNDHRGSTAQASDEAVSGNSEGSVTTLNRGLYHEHSNGPSLNDIYGVWRLMYAGIAVQNKMLARLADVPPAPNATVPIFDPVRVEGEMRFLRALSYFELTKRFGGVPIVDRVYEVNEDINLPRSTFDQVTQYIISNLDIAVTKLGNDGDYSASNYGRPTKGAAQALKARVLLYAASPLNNPTGDKTKWQAAADAAKVLMDGRYVLQQNYSDLLNLPSSPEYIMIRIKGPTPLAGEMMQDYSMSPGSGGAQGQMNPTQNHVDMYDMANGKPITDPTSGYNPQKPYDGREQRFYDNIIYNDRPWQGRKIEMWTTQTTNAQGQTVTGFSLDYNTTITYTATRYYCKKYWPEVYRTVGGSTTLLNYIYFRYAEMMLNYAEAQNEAVGPDASVYEQLTKIRQRALITPGANNLYGLKAGMTQDEMRTAIRHERAIELAFEDHRWYDIMRWKIGAQAIAVPMRGMDVLKKTDGSFVYTPFVLSATFQKTWTEAQNLYPIPRTEIYKSKGVLTQNPGWE, encoded by the coding sequence ATGAAAAACTATAAAATATATACAGCAATTCTTTTATTAACGCTGTTCTCACTTTCCTGCAAAAAAGATTATCTAGAACGGACACCAGGAGTTGCCTTGAGTGAGGATGAAATTTTTGGAGATCCTGCTCAAGCGGCTCGTTTTGCCGATAATGCCTATAACTTTTTAATTACAAAATACGTTCGATTCAACGATCACCGTGGAAGCACAGCGCAAGCTTCGGATGAGGCAGTATCTGGAAACTCAGAAGGTTCGGTTACCACATTAAACAGGGGATTATACCATGAACATTCAAACGGACCAAGTTTAAATGATATTTATGGGGTTTGGAGATTGATGTATGCGGGTATCGCTGTTCAAAATAAAATGTTAGCGAGATTAGCCGATGTTCCACCCGCTCCAAATGCAACAGTTCCTATTTTTGATCCTGTACGTGTAGAAGGTGAAATGCGTTTTCTTCGTGCTTTATCCTATTTTGAATTGACTAAAAGATTCGGCGGTGTTCCAATTGTAGATCGTGTATATGAGGTTAACGAAGATATTAATTTACCTAGAAGTACATTCGATCAGGTAACGCAATACATTATAAGTAACCTAGATATCGCGGTAACCAAATTAGGTAACGATGGCGATTATAGTGCTTCTAACTATGGCCGACCAACAAAAGGAGCGGCCCAAGCTTTAAAAGCTAGAGTGCTTTTATATGCAGCAAGTCCATTAAATAATCCAACGGGAGATAAAACAAAGTGGCAAGCGGCGGCTGATGCTGCAAAAGTTTTGATGGATGGAAGATACGTCCTTCAACAAAATTATAGCGATTTGTTGAACCTACCATCGTCTCCAGAATATATTATGATTAGAATTAAAGGTCCGACGCCTTTAGCTGGTGAAATGATGCAGGATTATTCGATGTCTCCTGGTTCTGGCGGCGCACAAGGTCAAATGAATCCTACGCAAAATCATGTTGATATGTACGATATGGCAAATGGAAAACCAATTACCGATCCAACTTCGGGTTATAATCCGCAAAAACCTTATGATGGCCGCGAACAAAGGTTTTACGACAACATTATTTATAACGACCGACCATGGCAAGGCAGAAAAATAGAAATGTGGACTACTCAAACAACCAATGCTCAAGGGCAAACCGTTACCGGATTTAGTTTGGATTATAATACAACTATCACTTATACCGCTACCCGATATTATTGTAAAAAATACTGGCCAGAGGTTTATCGTACCGTTGGTGGTAGCACAACATTGCTAAATTATATTTATTTCCGTTATGCAGAGATGATGTTGAACTATGCTGAAGCACAAAATGAAGCTGTTGGTCCGGATGCATCAGTTTATGAACAGTTAACAAAAATTCGTCAACGTGCTTTAATCACTCCAGGAGCAAATAATCTTTATGGCTTAAAAGCAGGCATGACTCAGGATGAAATGCGTACAGCGATTAGACATGAGCGTGCCATAGAACTGGCTTTTGAAGATCACCGTTGGTATGATATTATGCGTTGGAAAATTGGTGCACAAGCCATTGCTGTGCCAATGAGAGGTATGGATGTGCTCAAAAAAACAGATGGAAGTTTCGTTTATACGCCATTTGTTTTAAGCGCTACTTTCCAAAAAACCTGGACAGAAGCACAGAATCTTTATCCTATTCCAAGAACTGAAATTTACAAAAGTAAAGGGGTATTAACGCAAAATCCAGGTTGGGAATAG
- a CDS encoding SusC/RagA family TonB-linked outer membrane protein, translated as MKRIWPVLAFSKIKWSNTFYSLAFCALILFSSNALAQTLITGTIKDSKGITLPGVSVRVKGTTIGAVTDNEGKFTIRTSGDAVLTFTYVGYVNKELPVNNKTTLTIVLDDDSQGLDEVVVVGYGAQKKSTLTGAIAQISAEEIMKSPTPNPTNSLIGRLPGLLAVQTSGQPGADGAALKVRGVATYGNNNSAIVVVDGIERPSFSDVDANEIETITVLKDAASTAIYGIRGANGIIVITTKQGKIGKPKVTYTGNYALQTYTGLAVGLPSLENATLLNQSYINDGKQPFFSDSDLQKFRDKSDPIGYPDVQWFDYLTKKYYSQTQHNININGGTRIAKYFVSAGYAFQDGIFKKFDSPYGINTVPNYNRYNFRSNVDLTLNKDFTVGIKLGGRFADRYQPAGLRSSSAFSYDTIEGMISRILQVPSYAYPVTLPDGRITANPNVGTNIWNPYAVLTRFGTRNDDNNTIESTFNLNYKLGFITKGLGFKTVFGYDSYYNNIERRNANWAAYVYNPTTGQATLSTDTRNRDEPLGAVQDGGVTEGSTNMNLQSGFDYNRDFGKHSVGALLLGTRQLIKSTGTTAFTAPPRASQGIAGRVTYNYDERYLAEFNASYNGSENFAPGLRYGFFPAVSAGWTLTNEPFWKKNDILTYFKIKGSYGLVGSDRISDSRFLFLTNYSTYTTTSAGGQVAPFGNPLSITNFPTIIITDPQFFPGTTAVTNALGNPEVTWETGTKRNIGFEARLLKEALKVTVDFFDETRRDILTPSLSGSALFGHTYPNLNKGIVYNKGYEVELDYQRQVGAVTLGLNAQISYAKNKILENDEPDGLPFSVARKGTSVGQFFGYKTDGFYQSAADIAASPKLQGFIPIPGDLKFKDLDGDGIITTLDQDKIGFTNTPEYVYSFSPRIIYKGFTLSALFQGVANVSSNVILNEQNNGQQMYPFMLDAWTPATAATATWPALHARGTGSLNYALNDFTLQNSAYLKIRNIEFAWNLPKEWSSRLKLSNVRVFLQGQNIYTWTKYKFYVDPENVNTINTAFPLQALYPTSKIYNFGLNVQF; from the coding sequence ATGAAAAGAATTTGGCCAGTGCTAGCTTTTAGCAAGATAAAATGGTCAAATACTTTTTATTCATTGGCATTTTGTGCTTTAATACTTTTTTCTTCAAATGCTTTAGCGCAAACTTTAATTACTGGAACAATAAAAGATAGCAAGGGCATTACCCTTCCTGGCGTAAGCGTTAGGGTTAAAGGCACAACAATTGGCGCTGTAACCGATAACGAAGGTAAATTTACGATCAGAACATCAGGAGATGCAGTTTTAACTTTTACCTATGTTGGCTACGTAAATAAAGAGCTTCCGGTAAATAATAAAACCACACTTACCATTGTTTTAGATGATGATTCTCAAGGCTTAGATGAAGTGGTTGTAGTGGGCTATGGTGCTCAAAAGAAATCTACACTTACGGGTGCAATTGCACAAATAAGCGCTGAAGAGATTATGAAATCGCCTACACCAAACCCAACAAATAGTTTGATTGGAAGGTTACCAGGCTTATTAGCGGTTCAAACTAGCGGTCAGCCGGGTGCGGATGGCGCTGCACTAAAAGTAAGAGGCGTGGCCACTTATGGTAATAATAACTCGGCAATTGTAGTAGTTGATGGTATTGAACGTCCGAGTTTTTCGGATGTTGATGCCAATGAAATTGAAACCATAACCGTATTAAAAGATGCTGCTTCTACAGCGATTTATGGTATTAGGGGTGCAAATGGTATTATTGTAATTACAACAAAGCAAGGTAAAATTGGTAAACCAAAGGTTACTTATACAGGCAATTATGCTTTGCAAACCTACACTGGCTTGGCAGTCGGATTGCCATCTTTAGAAAACGCAACTTTGTTAAACCAATCTTATATTAATGATGGCAAACAACCTTTCTTTTCTGATTCGGATTTGCAGAAATTTAGAGATAAGTCAGATCCTATTGGCTATCCTGATGTACAATGGTTTGATTATCTGACAAAAAAATATTACTCTCAAACCCAACATAACATCAATATTAATGGTGGTACTAGAATCGCAAAATATTTTGTTTCTGCTGGGTATGCTTTTCAAGATGGTATTTTTAAGAAATTTGATTCACCTTACGGGATAAATACGGTTCCGAATTATAACCGTTATAACTTTCGTTCTAACGTAGATTTGACTTTAAATAAAGATTTTACAGTTGGTATTAAGTTGGGCGGACGTTTTGCTGATCGTTATCAACCAGCTGGATTAAGATCATCTTCCGCATTTTCTTACGATACCATTGAAGGTATGATTTCGCGTATTCTTCAAGTTCCATCATATGCTTATCCGGTTACACTGCCAGATGGAAGAATTACGGCTAACCCAAATGTTGGAACAAATATTTGGAATCCATACGCTGTTTTAACTCGCTTCGGAACGCGTAATGATGATAACAACACAATAGAAAGTACTTTCAACTTGAATTATAAGTTGGGCTTCATTACTAAAGGACTAGGTTTTAAAACTGTTTTCGGTTATGATTCTTATTACAATAATATAGAAAGAAGAAATGCAAACTGGGCGGCTTATGTTTATAATCCAACAACTGGTCAGGCAACTTTATCTACTGATACCCGAAACCGAGATGAGCCATTGGGTGCTGTTCAGGATGGTGGCGTAACCGAAGGAAGTACGAATATGAACTTGCAATCGGGTTTTGATTACAACCGTGATTTTGGAAAACATAGTGTTGGCGCTTTGTTATTAGGAACCAGACAATTAATAAAATCTACCGGCACAACTGCATTTACGGCTCCACCAAGAGCATCGCAAGGAATAGCTGGTCGGGTTACTTATAATTATGACGAACGATATTTGGCTGAGTTTAATGCTTCGTACAATGGATCAGAAAATTTTGCACCTGGGTTGCGTTACGGATTTTTCCCAGCCGTATCTGCAGGTTGGACACTAACAAATGAACCTTTCTGGAAAAAGAACGACATTCTAACTTATTTTAAAATTAAAGGAAGTTATGGCTTAGTAGGTAGTGATCGTATATCAGACAGTCGTTTTCTATTTTTAACTAATTATTCTACGTATACAACTACATCAGCTGGCGGTCAGGTTGCTCCATTCGGAAATCCATTATCGATTACGAATTTTCCAACCATTATCATTACTGATCCACAATTTTTCCCTGGTACAACAGCGGTAACCAATGCTTTAGGAAATCCTGAAGTCACCTGGGAAACCGGTACAAAACGCAACATTGGTTTTGAAGCCCGTTTGTTAAAAGAAGCTTTAAAGGTAACTGTCGATTTTTTTGATGAAACCAGAAGAGATATCCTAACGCCATCTTTAAGCGGTTCTGCATTGTTTGGTCATACATACCCAAATCTAAATAAAGGAATTGTTTATAACAAAGGTTATGAGGTTGAATTAGATTATCAAAGGCAAGTTGGCGCAGTTACACTAGGTTTGAATGCACAAATTAGTTACGCGAAAAATAAGATTCTAGAAAACGATGAACCTGATGGTTTACCATTTTCTGTAGCAAGAAAAGGAACAAGCGTAGGTCAGTTTTTTGGTTACAAAACTGATGGTTTCTACCAATCGGCAGCAGATATCGCTGCTTCGCCAAAACTTCAGGGTTTTATCCCAATTCCTGGTGATTTAAAATTTAAGGATTTAGATGGTGATGGCATCATTACTACCTTGGATCAGGATAAAATAGGTTTCACCAATACACCAGAATACGTCTATAGTTTTAGTCCGCGTATTATTTACAAAGGTTTTACGCTCTCCGCCTTATTTCAAGGTGTTGCTAATGTAAGCTCCAATGTAATTTTGAATGAGCAAAACAACGGTCAACAAATGTACCCTTTCATGCTTGATGCCTGGACTCCCGCAACTGCAGCAACCGCAACTTGGCCAGCATTACACGCTCGAGGAACCGGATCATTGAACTATGCTTTGAACGATTTTACTTTACAAAATTCCGCTTATTTAAAAATTAGAAACATAGAATTTGCCTGGAATTTACCTAAAGAATGGTCGAGCCGTTTAAAATTAAGCAATGTTAGGGTGTTTTTACAAGGCCAAAATATTTACACCTGGACTAAGTATAAGTTTTATGTAGATCCAGAAAATGTGAATACCATCAATACGGCGTTCCCTCTTCAGGCGCTTTACCCAACATCGAAAATTTACAATTTTGGTTTAAATGTTCAATTCTAA